The Lebetimonas natsushimae genomic sequence AATTTAAAAATTGGTGTAAAAAAAGAAAACGAATTTACATATATTTTTCTTAAAGGGGAAGAAAACGAAATAGAAGAGTTTTCAAAAAAATTGGCAAATGAACTTCCAATGTCTATATTTTTAAATTCTTTAGATGCCTCAGTTTCAGAAGATTTTATTGATTATATCCCTGAATTTCCAAAAAGAAATCTGCCGCCTTGCCCTAGGTGTTTAAGTGAGGTAAAGAATCAAAATAATGAAAATTATTATAATCCGTTTCATCACTGTGAAATATGCGGATATCAGTTAAATGAAAAATTGATAATGGGAAATGAAAAATTTAATATTAATGATAAAAATGAAAGAAAAAAATATTTTGAAAAAATCGCTGAAAAATTAAAAAAAGAGGGCGTTGTCAGTATAGGTACTTTTAACGGAAAATATAAATTAACTACAAATCTTGAGAATGCAGATAAAATTGTTGCAGTTAATTTAGGGGCTGTTGCTGAATTTTTTATGAGTTTTGAAGGTGATGCCAAAGCCCTGGCAAGTATAGAAAAACCATATGTGAAACTTAAAACAAATTTACAATTTAAAAAAACTTTCGGTATTTCTAAACCTGCTTTTTATGTAAAACTGCCTGATGATATGGTACTTGAACTTTTATGTGAGGAAATAAATGATGAAATAAAACTTTTAGGTTTAATTGAAACAAAAAAAGTGGAATTTTTTGATTTTGATGTGAAAAAAGATGAAGAAATAATTGCAGTTGTAACTGATACTAGAGAACATGTAATTATTCCTGAAAGAGGAGATAGAAGTTTAATCCCTAAATTTGAAAAATCTTTGGGAGACGTTGTAGGCACAAATAGTAAATTTGTAACCATTTCAAATGAAGAAAAAAGTGTTATTAAGTTAAATGATGAAAATTTAAAAGCGAAAGAAAATCCATTATATCTTGCCGGATTTTACGGTGTTTTGGATATGTGGAATTTAGAAGATAAAATTACACTCGGTATTTCCCTTTATAAAGAAGAGAAAAGCAAAATTTTATTAAATTCTCCAAAATTCGGGCTTGTAGAATATATTTCATTTGATTTTAAATATAATTCTTTTGAGGAGATATTTGCTTTAATTTCTTCAATGAACGATACTGGTAAAAAACTTATAAAAAATTTTTCCCAAAAAAGAAATGATTTGTTTTTAAATGCCCTTAGTTCTAATATTCAAACAAATAAAAAAGGAATTTATTATTTATGGGGGCTTATTGGAATTGTGCTCGGATTTGCTGATAATGTCGACGAGGCAGCGGAAAAATTAATTGAATTTGCCAGAAGTGCTATGACTAAAAAAGGTCCGAGGATTGATTATAAAATGGATGAGCGTAATTTAAATCCTCTATGGGCAATAAGGACTGCTATGAGCTTTAGACTGGCGGGAGTCGATGATTATCTGCTGAGTTTTGGTGTAATTGAAAGTTTTGCAGAATTTTTAAACAATATTTATGAAACTTTAAATAAAGAAATGGTCCTAAGTGGGGCTGTTCTTGTAGGGGATTTATTTGAAGGGGAATTTTTAAATAAAGTTTATACTTATATTTCTAAAAATTATCCGGTTTTTGTACCTAAAGCTTTACCTATGAGTGGTGCAATTGAGAGTTACGGAAATGCTGTTATTAATTCAAAATCTTAAGGCTAATTTAATAACCTTTTTTTATAATTATAAAGATAATTTACTTTTTTCATTTTTTCCTCCTTTCTTTAAGGCTTTTTATGAGAATAAAATATAAAATAAACGGAATAGTCCAGGGTGTCGGTTTTAGACCTACAGTTTATAAAATAGCAACTTCTCTTAATTTAACCGGATATGTTTTAAATTCAAGTGACGGTGTAATAATTGAAATAGAAGGCGAGAATCAAGATAAATTTATAGACGAATTAAAAAAAAATCTTCCACCTCTTGCAAAAATTGATTCAATTGAAAAAGAGATTTTTCCAAAAGCAGGATATAAAACATTTGAAATAAAAGAATCAAAAAACAGTGATAAAACCACTTCAATTTCTCCCGATATTTGCGTATGTGATGATTGTCTTAAAGAGATGTATGACAAAAATAATAAACGATATTTGTTTCCTTTTATAAACTGTACAAACTGCGGACCAAGATATACAATTATTGAAAATATCCCGTATGACAGAAAAAATACTTCTATGAAAAAATTTAAAATGTGTGATAGCTGCTACAGAGAATATACAAATCCACTTGAGAGAAGATACCACGCCGAGCCCACCTGCTGTTATGAATGCGGACCAAGTCTCAATGTAAAATGGAGAATGGAGAATGGAAAATGGAAAAATATTGATTTTAATAAAGAAATTGAAAAAATTGAATTTATTGCTAATAAAATAAAAGATGGGAAAATTGTTGCCATTAAGGGGCTTGGAGGTTTTCATTTAGTCTGTGATGCTACAAATGAAAATGCGGTAAGTGAGCTGAGAAGCCGAAAAAAAAGACCTTCAAAGCCTTTTGCAATTATGTTTAAAAATATTGAGAGTATTAAAGAATACTGTGAGATTAATGAAAATGATGAAAAATTAATCCTCTCAAAAGAAAAGCCAATTGTAATAGTAAAAAAGAAAAGGGAACTCCCGGGCATTGCTCCAAACATTGGCAAATACGGTGTATTTTTGCCTTATACCCCCGTTCATTTCCTGCTTTTTGATTTTTTGGATTTCCCGATTGTTGCAACCAGTGCCAATATAAGTAACGACCCGATTATAAGGGATAGTAATGAGCTTATTCAAAAACTGGGAAATGTGGTGGATTTTATTTTGGACAATAACCGTGATATTGTAAATGCATGTGATGATTCGGTAATTCAGGGGGTAAAAGATACATTTATCACAATGAGACTCTCCCGTGGATATGCGCCAAAATCTTTTGCTCTTAAAAAGAATATAAAACCAAATATTCTTGCGGTTGGTGCTAATCAGAAAAACACAATAACTCTGGCTTTTAAAGATAAGATGATACTTTCACCTCATATTGGAGATTTGGGAACAATTGATTCTATTGAATATTTTGAAAGAACAATTGAAACTTTCAGAAGGCTTTATGATTTCAAAGAGGATATAATAATCTGTGATAAGCATCCGTATTATGAATCAACCAAATGGGCTAAAAAACAAAATAAAGAAGTTATTGAAATTCAGCATCACTTTTCCCATGCCCTAAGCGGACTTTTTGAATTTGATTTAAAAGAGGCTTTGGTATTTGCGTGGGATGGAACGGGGCTCGGAGATGACGGGGCCATATGGGGAGGAGAAGTTTTTGTTGTAAATAGAAGCGGGTATGAAAGAGTGCATCATTTTAAGTATTTTAAATTAATAGGTGGAGAAAAAGCGGTAAAAAATCCTGCCAATATGGCGGTGGCACTGCTTAATGACGATTTGGCAAAAAATTATTCAAATCATAAAATTGCTTTAGCTTTAAAAAACGGAAATTTTCCGTTAACTTCATCAGTCGGAAGAATTTTTGATATTGCTGCATTTTTAAGCGGTATGATAGAAAAAAACGAATATGAGGGATATAGTGGAATGTTAATTGAAAAATATTACAATCCTTTAATAAAAGATTTTATTGATTTAGAAATTGACAGGGAAATAGATTTTTATCCGTTAATTGAATTTGTGGCAAGAAATAGAGGAAAATTTGAATTAGTTTCATCAGTTTTTTTAAATACTCTTACTAATTTAATTAAAAAAATTTCCAAAAATTATAATCTGCCGGTTTTACTTACAGGTGGTGTTTTTCAAAATACAACCCTTTTATCTTTAATTGATAATGTTTATTTTAATCAGACTATTCCTGTTAATGACGGTGGTATCAGTGTAGGGCAGGCAGCTTATGGGATATGGAACTTATAAATAGAGTTCATATTTTACAAGTTCATTTACACTCAGTTTAAAATTGTTAAACCTAAATTCAGCTTCTTTTAAATAATAAATAAAATTTTCTTTTTTTATTCCTTTGTATTTTTTAATAAATTCTTCAAAATATTTCCAAAATTTATAAATTAAAATCTGTTTTTGAACTTTGATTAACTGAGTTTGTCTTAGAATTGATTTAATCTCATCATAATTTAAATCTTTATATTTACTCATATCACTAAGCAGAATATTATAAATTTTACCCCCATAATCAATTGTTAAAAAATTTTGGGCAGTATAGATGGAGTTTTTGTTTTTTCTGTTTGTTTTTGGTATATATAAATATTCGTTGAATTCTTTAATTTCCTGCTTTTTTAAAAATTCTTCTTCGCATTTGTTTAGTAGAATTTTTCTTATATTTTTAATTTCTTTCACCACCGTTGCATAGGAAATATTGTATTTTTCAGCAATTTGAGTTGGATTTAATTCATCCAAAAAGCCTTTTAATATTTTGGCTTTTTTGTCAATTTTTTTTGGTGAAAATTTTCTTTTACATTTAGCGCACTTGTAATATCCGTTTTTTAATTTATATAAAATATAATGATTGCAGTAAATACAACTCATTTCATACCTTTTAACTCTTATTTAATGAAAATGAATTATAATTCAATTGCACCTTTTAGAAAGCTTCTTCTTTTTTTCTTTTTAGTGCTAAAATTATATAAGAAAAAAGAAATTTTAAGAAACTTTTAAGTTATTATATTACAATACTTTCGACCATTTTAGAAAAATCCTTCTCTTTTTTTGTTCATTTAATAAATTTAGTTCTAAATATATACAAGAAATTTGTTTTTTTAAGTTATTTTTAAGTAAATGAGTTACAATTCATAAAAAATAAAAAGGAGTTTAAAATGCATATACCTGACGGGTATCTTTCACCTGCAACAGTCGCAGTAAGTTATGCCGTAATGGTACCTCTGTGGGCATACGGGTTTAAAAAATTAAAAGAAAAACTTGACGAAAAAACTTTGCCTCTTCTTGGAACTTTAAGTGCCCTTAGTTTTTTAATTATGATGTTTAACGTACCGGTGCCCGGAGGAACCAGCGGACATGCAATAGGCACGTCTTTGCTTTCGATAATGTTTGGTCCGTGGGTGGCGTTTATTTCCGTTTCTTTTGTATTATTGATTCAGGCGGTTGTATTTGGGGATGGAGGAATAAGCACCTGGGCTGTTAATTCATTTGATATGGCTTTTGTTGCTGCATTTGTTGCTTATTATGTTTTTAAATCTTTGAAGGACAAAACAAGATTTGCCCCATTTATAGCTGGATATATTTCTATCAATATTGCAGCTCTTTCTGATTCATTAATACTAGGAATTCAGCCTCTTTTCTGGCATACTGCCGATGGACATCCGTTATATTTTCCATTTGGTTTAAGTGTGGCAATTCCTGCAATGATGGCGGCGCATTTGGGTGTTTTTGGTGTAATTGAAGGTGTGTTTACACAAATTGTATATAGTTTTCTTAAAAAAAGAGCTAAGGAGGCAAAAATATGAATAAGAATGTAAAAAGAGCATTGATTATTTTGGGATTTGTTCTTTTACTGGTTCCTCTTGGATTATTAACAGATGCTCCTGCATGGGGAGAGTGGGATAATGATTTTTATCAAAAAACATTGGGATTTGTTCCAAAAGGAATAGCTCAGGCTAAGGAATTTATCCATCCGCTTTTGCCTGATTATTCGCTTCCAGGGACAAATGATGTGGTAGGTTATTATATAAGTGCAATAATCGGAAGTGTGCTTATATTTGGGATATTTTATTTAATAGGAAAAACTATTGCAAAAAAACATGATAATAATTAGAATATTTTTTATTCTGACTTTTTTTCTTTTGTTAAGTATTAAAAAAATAGAATATTTAATTTTTGTAATTCCCGTTTTATGGATTTTTTCTTATAAAAATTTTGTTAAATTAAATATTAGAGTAGTTAAATCAATTTTGGTTTTTAATTTAGGTGTGAGTTTGGGATATGTATTGATGGCCTGGTTTAAACATATAAACCCCTGGGAATACGTGATTTATATAAATTTAAAAGTATATGTGCTTACTTATTTCGTATTCTGGTTTTTTGGTAAAATTTCTCCAGTTCAGTTTATGGCTTTTTCAAAAGATTTGGGATATTTGACAACTATAGCGCTTTCTCAGATTTTTTCATATAAAAAAACTTTTGAGGATTTTAAATTTGCATTTAAAAGCAGGGTGGTTAAACTGAGCGATAAAGACCCAAAATTTATAACAAGGGTATTTGAATTTTTCTTAAACAAAGCTTTAAAAGATGCTGACGAGAGAAGTCTGGCAATGAAAGCAAGAGGATTTTTTGACAATGAAAAATGAAAAATGGAGACTGGAGAATGGAAAATATTATAAAGCTTGAAAGTATTGATTTTTATTATGATGAAAAGGTGCTTGATGATATAAATTTAAAAATTAAAAAAAATGAAAAAATTTCAGTTCTCGGAAGCAACGGAAGCGGAAAATCTACCCTTTTAAGGGTTTTAGCGGGGCTTTATTTTGCAAAAAAAGGCAATTATTTTTTTGAAGGGGTAAAAGTCAATAAAAAAATAGCAAAAAAATTAAGAAAAAAAATAGGAATCCTTTTTCAAAATCCCGATTCTATGATTTTTAATCCCACAGTTTATGATGAAATTGCTTTTTCACTTAAAGAGTTTGGTTTTGATGATATTGATGACAGGGTTATAGAAATTGCCAAAAAATTTCATATTGAAAAATATTTAAGTAAATCTCCTATTAATTTAAGCGGCGGGGAAAAACAGAAAGTTATGCTGGCGGCCATTTTGGTTTATGAGCCTGAAGTTTTGCTTTTGGATGAACCTACCACGGCAATGGACCCTAAAACTACCGGATGGTTTATCGATTTTTTACTGGAACTTGATAAAACGGTTGTTTTGGCCACCCATGATTTAAGCGTTGCATATGAGACAACCGACAGGGCTGTAGTAATGAGTGAAGGGCATAAGATTATTTATGACGGGGATATGGATGATCTTATGAAAAATTTAGATATTCTGTTAGAGGCTAATTTAATACACAAACATAAACACAGGCATAAAAATTTTATCCATTCACATTACCATTTACATTTTTAGTCCTTTTTTTATATAAGAAAAATTTATTTTTATAATTTTTTAATTATTTTTGGATATAATGCATAAAAATAAAAATGAATAATTATTTATAAGGAGTATAAATGAAAGAAAATTTAATCAATGAAGATATTAAAAATAATCCTCAACTTAATCATAAAGTTACAGTTATTGAAAAAATATTAAGTAAAAATAACAAAATGGCTGATGAAATAAGAAGCGAATTTGATAAACATCAAATTACATGTTTTAACATGATGAGCTCTCCTGGTAGCGGAAAAACCACAACTCTTGAAAATTTGGCCGATAAATTGCCTTACAAATTTGCTGTAATTGAGGGTGATTTGGAAACAAGCAGGGATGCAGACAGAATTAGAAACAAAGGTATTTGGTCTTTTCAACTCCAAACCGGAAGGGCGTGTCATCTTGATGCCGGAATGGTAAAAAACGCAATGCCTCATTTTCCTTATGAAAATACAGAAATTGCTTTTATTGAAAATGTTGGAAATCTTGTATGTCCTGCAAGTTATGATGTAGGTGCTCATTACAATATGGTATTTGTAAGTGTGCCTGAGGGGGATGATAAAATTGAAAAATATCCTGTAATGTTTAGAAAAGCTGATATA encodes the following:
- the hypF gene encoding carbamoyltransferase HypF, giving the protein MRIKYKINGIVQGVGFRPTVYKIATSLNLTGYVLNSSDGVIIEIEGENQDKFIDELKKNLPPLAKIDSIEKEIFPKAGYKTFEIKESKNSDKTTSISPDICVCDDCLKEMYDKNNKRYLFPFINCTNCGPRYTIIENIPYDRKNTSMKKFKMCDSCYREYTNPLERRYHAEPTCCYECGPSLNVKWRMENGKWKNIDFNKEIEKIEFIANKIKDGKIVAIKGLGGFHLVCDATNENAVSELRSRKKRPSKPFAIMFKNIESIKEYCEINENDEKLILSKEKPIVIVKKKRELPGIAPNIGKYGVFLPYTPVHFLLFDFLDFPIVATSANISNDPIIRDSNELIQKLGNVVDFILDNNRDIVNACDDSVIQGVKDTFITMRLSRGYAPKSFALKKNIKPNILAVGANQKNTITLAFKDKMILSPHIGDLGTIDSIEYFERTIETFRRLYDFKEDIIICDKHPYYESTKWAKKQNKEVIEIQHHFSHALSGLFEFDLKEALVFAWDGTGLGDDGAIWGGEVFVVNRSGYERVHHFKYFKLIGGEKAVKNPANMAVALLNDDLAKNYSNHKIALALKNGNFPLTSSVGRIFDIAAFLSGMIEKNEYEGYSGMLIEKYYNPLIKDFIDLEIDREIDFYPLIEFVARNRGKFELVSSVFLNTLTNLIKKISKNYNLPVLLTGGVFQNTTLLSLIDNVYFNQTIPVNDGGISVGQAAYGIWNL
- a CDS encoding helix-turn-helix domain-containing protein is translated as MSCIYCNHYILYKLKNGYYKCAKCKRKFSPKKIDKKAKILKGFLDELNPTQIAEKYNISYATVVKEIKNIRKILLNKCEEEFLKKQEIKEFNEYLYIPKTNRKNKNSIYTAQNFLTIDYGGKIYNILLSDMSKYKDLNYDEIKSILRQTQLIKVQKQILIYKFWKYFEEFIKKYKGIKKENFIYYLKEAEFRFNNFKLSVNELVKYELYL
- the cbiM gene encoding cobalt transporter CbiM; its protein translation is MHIPDGYLSPATVAVSYAVMVPLWAYGFKKLKEKLDEKTLPLLGTLSALSFLIMMFNVPVPGGTSGHAIGTSLLSIMFGPWVAFISVSFVLLIQAVVFGDGGISTWAVNSFDMAFVAAFVAYYVFKSLKDKTRFAPFIAGYISINIAALSDSLILGIQPLFWHTADGHPLYFPFGLSVAIPAMMAAHLGVFGVIEGVFTQIVYSFLKKRAKEAKI
- a CDS encoding PDGLE domain-containing protein, whose translation is MNKNVKRALIILGFVLLLVPLGLLTDAPAWGEWDNDFYQKTLGFVPKGIAQAKEFIHPLLPDYSLPGTNDVVGYYISAIIGSVLIFGIFYLIGKTIAKKHDNN
- a CDS encoding energy-coupling factor transporter transmembrane protein EcfT produces the protein MQKNMIIIRIFFILTFFLLLSIKKIEYLIFVIPVLWIFSYKNFVKLNIRVVKSILVFNLGVSLGYVLMAWFKHINPWEYVIYINLKVYVLTYFVFWFFGKISPVQFMAFSKDLGYLTTIALSQIFSYKKTFEDFKFAFKSRVVKLSDKDPKFITRVFEFFLNKALKDADERSLAMKARGFFDNEK
- a CDS encoding energy-coupling factor ABC transporter ATP-binding protein — its product is MENIIKLESIDFYYDEKVLDDINLKIKKNEKISVLGSNGSGKSTLLRVLAGLYFAKKGNYFFEGVKVNKKIAKKLRKKIGILFQNPDSMIFNPTVYDEIAFSLKEFGFDDIDDRVIEIAKKFHIEKYLSKSPINLSGGEKQKVMLAAILVYEPEVLLLDEPTTAMDPKTTGWFIDFLLELDKTVVLATHDLSVAYETTDRAVVMSEGHKIIYDGDMDDLMKNLDILLEANLIHKHKHRHKNFIHSHYHLHF
- the hypB gene encoding hydrogenase nickel incorporation protein HypB; translation: MKENLINEDIKNNPQLNHKVTVIEKILSKNNKMADEIRSEFDKHQITCFNMMSSPGSGKTTTLENLADKLPYKFAVIEGDLETSRDADRIRNKGIWSFQLQTGRACHLDAGMVKNAMPHFPYENTEIAFIENVGNLVCPASYDVGAHYNMVFVSVPEGDDKIEKYPVMFRKADIVVITKCDMLEFFDFDVKRAKEAADKLKPGVPVVLLNNKTGEGLDEIINWISEKRKEHLKNLKDK